The following is a genomic window from Theobroma cacao cultivar B97-61/B2 chromosome 10, Criollo_cocoa_genome_V2, whole genome shotgun sequence.
tgttgctagcttttgcatgtttcatgaattttaaattgttccaagtggatgtaaaaagtacattcttaaatggattaattcaagaggaagtacatgtagaacaaccacctagttttgaagaatttgaaaaatctgatcatgtttacaaacttcataaagccttgtatggattgaaacaagctcctagagcttggtatgagaggctttcaaaatttctagttgaaaaagggtatgatagaggcagcatcgatactacattgttcataaaaagatatctaaatgatttaaatgttgtgcaaatatatgtggatgacattgtatttggtgcaactactgaggctttatgcaagaattttgctaaggaaatgcagggtgaatttgaaatgagcatgatgggagagttgaagtacttctTTGGTCTTCAAATCAGACAATGTGagaaaggaatcttcatcaaccaagaaaaatacactcatgatatgctcaagaaatttgatatgctgaagctgaaatcaatttccaaaccaatgagtccatccaccaaactcaacttagatgaaaaaggtaaggatgtagatcaaaagctctataaaggtatgattggctctcttctctacttaacagcaagtagaccagatattcagtttagtgtgtgcttgtgtgctagatttcagtcacagcctaaagaaACACACCTAACAGctattaagagaatttttagatacctcatagacactcaaagagtaggaatatggtactctaaagactcaactcttagcttagttCGATATTCAGATGCTAACTTTGCTAGCAGcagaactgataggaaaagcacgaatggaacatgccaatttttaggaagcATGCTTGTATCTTGGATTACTCCCAATGTGCAATTATATTGAATTACTCCCAATGAGCATGTCCAAGGAGAAAGACCATTTCAATTCTTTGAGGTTACATTAGATAAAATATCGAGGTGTGCATAAGAAGTGTAATTCAAGTAAGTTCAATTCTAGATTAGTGGTATAATGAGTAAGTAATCATAGCCAACTAAGGATTGATGTTATGAGAGCTTAAAAGTTGATACTTGCATTATCATGAGCTCACCTAAGTGGTAAACGATAATAAATACTTAGGATGATATtgttaaatgtgtatatatatatatatatatgtatcatATGTGTATGGTTGGGACCCTATTGAAGTTAAGTCTTAGTCACGACAGAGTTTATGCACCTGCCTGATTAAGTTGCTTCCTGATTTTGAAGGTCAATTTGTGGTTATACCATTCTAAGgtgtgaaatttgaaattcaataATTGTATTGATGTTAAGAAATGCTTTGGTAGAGTCTTGTTCATGAGCTTGCAATTGCAAGCATGCTTCAatgattaaagaaaaatagtatTTTGTTAGTACACTTGGTGGATctaggaaattataaaaactgatgaaagaaatatctatttgttggtcccaataagATGTGCTAGAGAATGGGTGAATAACACAActtggctctttcaaaaattgtctCTAAGTGTAGACAAGTGCAagataaatgaaagaaagaaaataaaataaaaacagagtaaacaAGACAGCAGAATTTAAagtggtttggtccaagacctacatccattaccttgattatccaaccaaggatttttcaaacaatCCACTAAAAACCGGTGAAATTTCCAAGCTTTCActaagctttacaatggcttttatcaagctcagccaaaacctttcacaatagtttttcaagggctaaactaaaacccaacacctaacttttaaggttaagttagaaccttagcACATTCAAGCAAGCCTAGCTTGAAACAATCACCTAGAATGACTccttcactctaagaatacaagaagagaagtataaagaaagtacctatgatcacaaagttgatctaaatggtacaaatGAAGTACAAATCACAATTACAAAGGATTGAAGTTAAGTGCAATAAATGAGCAGTAGctattttctggttttttagCTTTCTTTGTGTTCTAGGAAGTCTTCTATATATTTCTAGCCTGTGGAACCCTCTTTTATACTCGAAGAAataactctgatggcagtttcaCAGTTTCTAGCCGTTGGACACAGTTGAGAGTCGGTTATATTCGTTACTCTATCTTTTAGTGCAGAATTCAAACTTGTAGgcaaaatgctcttagtcgactaaccaaTATCTTAGTAGACTAAGTCGTCTCTATTTTCTGCTCCCTGTCTCTAGCAGTTCTGGCAGTgtgcacttagttgactaacccatttcttagtcgactaagttggttctgtttctcaatattcttcagcttgccatttctccaatttaaattttagtcaaccaacattcttcattatttaactaaagaccttcatttttgttaattaatcatttttctttattttcatggTTTTTGATATACACATTTGAAaggttgatttattatttccatatgaatttttgtcctgcacacttaggTATAaatgttagacacaaatgaaaggggaatgttttattatcaccaaaaactaatagagccaacaatctcccctttttttgacgatgacaaaacattccttgattaacagcacAGTGtcctataattttttttaatttttgcagaaaatgaggattgctccccttTAGTGAGTGCTCCCCCTTAGCGTGTgtatattttgcttatttatttcagcaaattttattcatgttGTGTAGAAATTGACTCTATACATTCAGAGTATATATGTGCAAAAATATAAGGTGATTTATAGCAAATGAATGTTGATAGATTATCATCAAGATTTTGCAGTGTCTGTCAACAGCACATTGTTATCAGATTATATctatatcattcatcattcaATTGGTATACTATACACAACATCCATATCCATTCACAATCtcaattcataaaaatcaGTGATCAGCATACAATCCCAACATCAGTGCAGTATCAGATTTTTATCAATAGCAATCAAAGGACTATAAACAGTAAAATTTCagcaaatatttaattatcagCAACAGAATACATAAGCATATCAGCATCCATTTTTCAcctaaaaatatatacaacaAGATTAAATTCAAGTGTTCAAATGCCATAATGGCACAAACAGCAGGAAAACAAAATACGACAATTGATATTCCTAAATTGCCCCTGGTTCATTTttgcttcctttctttcctaaaTTTCTAGTACCTACagcctaacattttttttaattaatttcttggtTGCTTCTCCCCCTAAGGTTCTGCCATactttttttcccctttttgtcatcatcaagtCCTAAACATCTTCTAAGGAGGATGAGGGAGATGACTCATCAGTGCCATTTGGACATCTAAGGGTTGAGGAGAGGATATTAAAGGTCATTTTTAGGAAAGGGGATCAGGTAAGGGTGTGTCAGACACTTCAAGTGGTTTATGTGGAGAAGAAACTATTGCTGGCTTAGACTTTTCTGCCAATCTAGAGGACTTCCTTCTTTTAAGAAATGTTTTTTTTGTTgccattgttttcttcctcATGGAAGATGGTTTTTTCTTTGTCCGTGGTGCTACAGTGGCTTTTGGGTTCCCTTTTCCAAATTTTGCTTTCACTCTAGGAGCTAATGTAGGTGTATCTTGCTGAACTTCTGCCTTGGTAGCTTCCTTTTCAACCTGTTTCTCAATTTGCTCTTCCctaaccatttggtggaagacaTCCATAATGGATACCTCTTCTGAATTTGGAGGGGAGGGCTACTGTTTCTCTGATTCTGAATGAGCATTTTCATCAAGTGAACCTAGAACTTCTATTCCTTGTTCTGATTTATCTTTGCTTTAGTGTTTAGGTGAGAGGGCCTTAACTGATTGATCAACACCAGGGTGAGAGTCCTCTATTTGAAAGATAGGGCTGGTAGTTTTGTAAGTAGAGCTTTCAACTTGAACACCATGACTTGCACCATGAGGAGTAGACCTTTTTGCTTGCAAAGCTGAACCCTCAACACCTTGTTGTTCTGGTCCAATAATTAGTGTTATAGAGGTATCTACAACAGTAGGTTCTAAtggcatttttctttttcttttcaattcatttttcaattcagtaattttttcttcaattttctgcaTTCTAGCTCCTTGGTCAGTGAGCTTGCCATCAATTCTCATAAGGAGTTTGAACATTACCTCATTCGAGAATTGGGATGATGCTCCCTCTGGTTGAGCAGGTAGggtggattcttttcttggacCAGCCTTAGGGGttttaatgaatctttctccATCAAGTTTGTACCCCATTTTGGACAAACAACTAAAGTCAATGGCTTGAAAACAATTTGACAGATCGAACAGTAGAATCAAATCTGTAGggaaagaataaataatttttaaacaaagCTTTTGACCAAGAACCGTTGGCTAGTGTGCCGACGACTGTAGGAGTTGACCACTCAATGGCCCTAGCACCAGGACGGCAAGTCCCACATCCTCCATCACCTTGCCTTGTCAACGGGTCCACACAAGCAATGTCACAAGTGAAGGGGAAAGGGAGCCAGCAGCGTTTGTAGAGAAGGATGGGACACAAGAGTAGCAAGCAaatgcagaaaaagaaaataaaaattattttatggaGACATCTGTACGTCCAGCGGCTCTATTGTATCTAGAGGGCCCGCAGATGCTAGAGAATGGGGCGGGGTGCTAGAACGTGTCAGGAGAAATAGATGAAGGCAGTGGAGATGGGACGTCGGTGCATGAGATTGTCCATGCAAGAgcatatcaaaattcaaaaaaatattttattaaccCTCTAATGCAATATGGCGTCATGGGTGTGAGAGACTTAGAGTCAACAACAACTGTAGAGGGTGATGGGATGTGGCTGCATCAGTCAGTGCATGAGGGAGCAGGTgtgaacttaaaaaattattttattaagctACCGACACAAGTAGCAACTTTACAGCATGGGAATAGCCAGCTGATGGCAGTAAGTGGGTTCGTAGCCCAGAATGAATCAGTGGACACGATGGAAGGAAGTGGAGAAGATAACCTAATAACTGAAGAGATTGCATGTTAGACCAAGAATGTAGCAGAAAACAATCGGGTTTCTTTAAAAGTGACATGCCCACGTGAAGGGATGGAAGACTATGCTGAAAATCCCCCTAACTTGGAGTTCGCCTTGGGTAAGTACATGTACAATAAAGAACTAAGTGATATTCCTTCTATTCCTTTTGTCTTAGAAACAAATTTCGCAGAAATTGAGGTCCATCCTCGGGTACGGCGTAGAAGACATTCAGACTCTGAAGTCtcaattgataaaatatttagtttaGCCTCAGATAATGTCGTGGATATAGGGGATAATGATGAGGCCTTAGATGAATATGCCATCTCAGTGAACTTTGTAGCTAGTTGGGAACATGAGAGGTATTTCTAGTGCGCTAACCTAGAAAAGAATCAAGAAATTGCAGTTattgcaaaaataaataatcttaGTCATTTCGAAACCCATGGTAGATGCTTTTAAAGTCAATTTTATTCACATAGACTGTTGTCATATGGaagtgtttcaattttatgacGGTAGTAAAAATTATGGTCATAAAATGAAACACTCCATTCtaggtgtttttcttatttacattttttgttttcaattttattttagtataTTGTCTCAATGTAATAGTAGGGAATATCTATTTTACCGTAGCATCAAAAGTTATGCACATAAAATGGATTTCCTTACCCTAAGTGTTTCTCCGAAACTTTCTTATGATCATGTAACTTGGAGGTACGGTTTAGGTCCCCCTTCTatggactttttttttatttcgtaattaataaaatttaataggGTAGCTAGGCcctattatttaaaaaaaaatggctcGGTCTCTGGTCTTTACCATGTCCAGTTCATATCTTTTGGCCTAGACCCCTTTTTTCTGCACTAAGGATGTGATCACATTTCCATAAGGTAGATTAATTTTCTCAAGCTTGCATGCTCCTCTCATcttttcaatcatgaatcAGACTACGTTCAAAGCAACCCCACTAAAAGCATGTTCCATCAGCCACAGATCTTGAAGGCTGATGTAGCTTAAACTCCCACTTCTGCCATGGATATTTGCTGCAACAAAGTAGTGTAGAATTCTTATCTGGGTACTGGTTATCAAACCAACATTGCTCTTTGATGAGTACTTCTCCTTTCTCCCAGTAATGATTTCCCACAAAGAGGATGCGTTATATTTCTTTGGGAATTCGAACTCTCCCTCCTCACATTCAACTTTCAGTAAATTACCAAGATCATCAGTAGTAACCACAAATTCTTTACCATTCAAAAATACATTTGGTCCATTTTCAATGTAGTCATCAGAATCATCTAGTTCTTCCTCTCCTAATGCTATACtagcataaaattctttcacCGAGCTGGCACTGTAGGATCTATTCTTAAATGTGCTATACTCCTTCAgtttcaattcatcaaaataatctgataGACTAGTTTGATTTTCTGGATTTTCACTAAAGCTTTCCAGTCAATGTATTTCCCGCAAGTGATAGGAGCATTCTCTATTTTCTAAAACCTCTCTTCATGCATTTTATTTCTGAATTTAGAAGAAAAGGTTCCTTTCTTGGGTGTTGTAtccttgtcatttttcttcactgatttctgcttcttttctttctgtttcCCAAATTTCTTAGTCATTGAAGCATacccaattttttatttcttcttctgcATTTCTGCTTTTGACCCTTTTTTTAGTGGCctttttcccttcttcttttctattaTCTCTTTGCTCTGAAagattttttccattttcaattTGTGGGATTTCTGACTAGGGCTCTGACTTACGAGGGTTTTGGTTTTGTGTGAGATGGTTTCAGAGACAAGAATGTAGAGAGAATAAGTTTCAGTTTTAGATGATCGAGTTTCAGGGGAGAGAGAATGTAGAAAAAGAAGTTGTCAATAGTtttaatttctcttagaaAACTATTTGCCTCTCCCTTAAATATTGCCTCACttcatttgcttaaaattttaaaattccctCTCAATTTTGGTTATTCTCCTAGgcagtttttcttctttctttataGCTTGGTAAAcacattattttcattattttattccttcttcattttattgactaagtcttattatttaatgctaATAgaacactcttagttgactaagattcaccttagtcgactaaatgcaTTCTGTTTTATGTGCATCAGCCAAAAATTATCTCATAACTCCTGTAGACTAATCATTCCTAAATTCCttctaatttcacaaaatctatcttcatttagGGGTTTGGTGAAAATATCTGCTAATTAATGCAAAGTATTCAAAAATTCAATCTTAATATCAcctttcactacatggtctctaacaAAATGGTGCTTAATCTCAATGTGCTTAGTCCTAGAATGTTGCACAAggttttttgaaatattaatagcacttgtattatcacagtatattggtATGTTAAGCATTAATAACCCATAGTCctttagttgttgtttaatccataaTATTTGGGCATAGCAGCTTCCTAGTGATACATACTCTACCTCTGCTATAGATAAAGCCactgaattttgctttttgttggaccatgacacaagcatacTACCTAGAAATTAGCATGTTCCATtagtgcttttcctatcagttTTGCTGCCAGCAAAATTAGCATccgaatatccaactaagctaagagtTAATTCTCTAGAATACCATATGCCTAAAGTTTGAGTTTctaagaggtatctaaaaattctcttaacagctgttaagtgtgattctttaggttgttactgaaatctagcacacaaacacacactaaactgaatatctagTCTGCTTGCTGTTAAATAGAGTAGTGAACctatcatacctctatagagcttttgatctacattttttcctttttcatctagaTCAAgtctggtggatggactcattggtgtggagaTTGGTTTCAGCTTTAGCATGTCTAACTTTTTGAGCATATCTTtagtgtatctttcttggttgatgaagattccttcctcactttgcttaatttgaaaaccaagaaagtacttcaactctcccatcatgctcatctcaaattcaccctacaTTGTTTCAGTAAAGTTCTTGCACAaacctcattagttgcaccaaatacaatgccatccacatatatttgtacaacatttaaatcatttaagtatcttttaatgaacaatgtagtatcaatACTGCCTCTAACATAACCTTTTtttaactagaaattttgaaagcctctcataccaagctctaggagcttgtttcaatccatacaaggctttatgaagtttgaaaacatgatctggtttttcaaaatcttcaaaacctgATGGTTGTTCAATAGacacttcctcttgaatgaatacatttaaaaatgcactttttacatccatttggtacaatttgaaattcatgaagcatacaaaagctaacaacaaccttatggctttaATCCTAGCAACaggtgcaaaggtttcatcatagtctattccttcctcttggttgtatccttgggctactagcctagctttatttctaactacatttccttgctcatctactttatttctaaacacccattttgtgccaacaatagggtgatttgaaggtctaggtaccaatAACCATACATGGTTTCTTGTGAATTGgtcaagttcctcttgcatggccattatccaactttcctctttttcagattcttcaaagtttttaagctcaatttgagatatgaaagctgaaaactcacaagtttctcttgttgctctcctAGTTTTAACTTCTtgagaaatgtcacctatgatTTGATCTTGTGGATGGTCTCTTACAAATATCCAACTCCTTGGAAGGTTATTATGCTGATTTTGTGTTCTTTGCAGattttctagaggtggagttttattttctcttctaggtgagctttcttcattattcttattgttctataaactcatttcttttatttgtttttctaagatttctacatcatcatcatcaacatgaatttccttttgtaaagcatttgactcatcaaaaactacatggattgattcttcaacggttaaagttcttttgttaaaaatcctATAAGCCTTTaaatttaatgcatatcctaaaaatattgcctcatcactttttgcatcaaactttcctaagagctgttttccattgttcaatacaaaacatttacaaccaaaactcctaagatgagaaatatttggtttcctacccttataaagttcatatggtgCCTTAGATATCATGGGtgttattgagactctattgaGTATATAAGCTGCTGTGTTCACCGCCTCAGCCCAAAAATACTTTGGTAGGctattctcacatagcatagtcctagccatttcttttaaggtttagttctttctcgctacaactccattttgttgggGTGTTTTAGGTGCagagaaattgtgatccaaccctttttcattgcaaaattcctcaaattcatcactttcaaattctcctccatgttCACTCCTAATACTAACTATGCCTAGTCCttttttgtcacgacccggagcTCCTATCGAGctcatgacaaccgccgcaacatcccgatagacattcattactcaaaatgtcaatcgaaacctcgcaaggcttaacattagtttttctcgcttcccccATGAGTATTAGTtgctaaaatcatgttttgagagattataaattattttcaattcaaaacaatagaaaaacaaaattttcctcacatgggcattttggtcattttttctcaaaaatttcgaaatccgataaaaatgtagtaaacgagtacaaaacatataatttataatcaaaaatgagttttaaagtctaaaatcttcatttaaaacgaaattacgattatttagatataatacgaaaataaaagaaatattaagtaaaatattctattttcttataaagcaatatttatagagttatacgtaaataatttttgcagcgtaaaagctaaataaattcatacatactataatacagTAAGTtatagtatttaatttaatttacaataacaagtgggctcccgaataaccaaaagtaaagaagactgtgaacctacagtttgaagGAATGCAAATCCAagggtagtcctcgatgaactcagctatctacagcctaatctgaacctgaaatgggtggaaaggagagtggtgagattttataatctcagtgagtaaacaaacatcattcaaaagatctaaagtcgagtaaaaggagactattaaaacatttcatctaaatatgtttttcataacataaatactcatttcatttaaataatcaacatggcttatgagtattttAAAAGCTTGACTCTTGCCAAAATTATTCTCGAGAAtgccttggccgaggcatctaaccgagtccgccaaggttgttaaatattttgtatacacgtaaacaagttattagtttgaaaaacacagtcgttccttggcgttagcggagttcatcatcacgaggtggttcggcgtgatgTGAACTCTAAccttaccttaggagataccctacgcacctctccgaccgaggtacatatatatatatatatggactttgtgcccctctaataggctggtccacagaatccgcctactgcagcaagctaaacacACCATACAATAAATTTTTGACAACATGACAgagctaatattttactacccagcctgcaagggtaaaataaaacaattcatacaattcataaaacacagcccagccagtcatgccaacacaataacaatataacataagccatcaatatccaatcataaatttacaacatactagtggtctccaattactttattttcaaaatcgttgtttcgtttcaagaaaattataaatcttttcatttaaacacatttttgttataaaacctaaaattagccatttaactcattttcataaaatttcaacaaaagcgagttaaaacatactttagataattaaaatgatgataaggttactcacaatgtctggAATGGGGATTTTCGAAGTACTCAGATTACTAGTCCTCAAgtgcaattcccttgcctttatcggaggagtcACCACCTtaacacagtacaaaatcgagaaatttacttcattggtactaaattgaatttaaactaatttagactactaatgcatgatatggaatgcaaaatgcattTGTAACCATCTAATCCccgatattggcctaattcgactTATCACCGGATTAATTAgccaacgcgtccaatttagctccaaattgctccatttcttttctaatacctcaattcaccaaacattattcaaataacaccaatttcagcatcaaaaccttcccatttcttcatggaaaaattcggccattaagTGCACTAACaccatgatttttcctacttaattttttctcaccattattcatcattttctaagccatttctcttgaaataataacaatccatcacccacacacatcaaggaagattcagccaatgaagattcatggggaaaatggattcttttcttgttcttttgcttctaaatatgctaaactaactaaacacactaacatatcttaaaatcaaatcaatccaacatctttctctctctatacccattttgaccagccatgaatttatcaggaaaacatgcaatttaaccatggaaaataaggagaaatgcttaaggaaaatagatttcaagtttaaattgaaaaatcctacctttttcacttgttttccttgattttcaacactttttctcttgaaattctccacctagggtttgttcttcctttgtttccctcttttccttgcttggccgaatatttggagagataatAGGCTGATTTATACTGATTTTTaagctaaataataaaatattctaagcttgacacttgtcattttcttattggtccatttttaaaactttaaaaatttaaacttttgatctccatcacatatattttctcacttatccataacataaaaagtcaatgaatgaattctatgagcatgacaagtgttagtggtgtaaaattacaattttgccactagggtgacaaaattaccattttacccctatgctctgaaaaataccgggattacaatttttcacttctcagccttaaatcatactccaagaagtcaaatatgatcaaaatcttttaaacAAATTCCCATCTTGTCCTTGAGTGGCAAAagtaccattttacccctagatagtaaaattttcggtttgactccaaattgatccttaaACCCCGAATCACCgttttaaatcattcctgaactgtaaaattttcaatttcaccctaaaatctctattcgatctaattcgaggcttaaatcaactttattgtacctctaggtacaatccgaattttgtaaatttttcgggactcttcTAATATTcaaacatgttatccatcacatgtatgtcatgacaagtattttataaggtcgggctttacagcactacccccttaaaataaaattttgacctcaaaatttcacttaccggattccaagaaaagatgtggatattggtttctcatctggCGCTTGACTTCCCACATCATCTCTTCCATTCGAGGATTtttccacaatactttcaccattggaatagtcttgttccttagcactcgatcctttcgatctagaatacgtaCAAGCTGCACCTCGAACTTTAAATCTTCATGCAACTCAATTGGAGGTGTCTCTACAATATGAGAGGGATCGagaacatactttttcaacatcgagacgtGGAAGACATTGTGA
Proteins encoded in this region:
- the LOC108663621 gene encoding uncharacterized protein LOC108663621, with amino-acid sequence MKGVIRFTKRGKLNSRYIGPFRIIERIGPVAYRLELRLKLDWIHNVFHVSMLKKYVLDPSHIVETPPIELHEDLKFEVQLEYSTFKNRSYSASSVKEFYASIALGEEELDDSDDYIENGPNVFLNGKEFVVTTDDLGNLLKVECEEGEFEFPKKYNASSLWEIITGRKEKYSSKSNVGLITSTQIRILHYFVAANIHGRSGSLSYISLQDLWLMEHAFSGVALNVV